The genomic region ttttaattaataaatcttttatttttatatataatatatattttattatataattacatatttattattttatttatatacataaaagagttattaattataaaggtaaatttaaaattaaaaataatatatttattaattaaaactttaattaaatttttaaaaaattaaaagtacaaAAGTAAGTAGGAAAAGAAATTAATTTGGTACTCAAAAATAAAATCACTAACATTTGATAATTTTATCAAAAgagttaatatattaaaataaaatgtgtTTTGtgaaaagtgtttttgaaaaacgTTTTTCCTtgtatgtgttttttttttttttcttttaaaattaacttatttttctaattttaaaatcttttacctaaatctctaaattttttatttagacATTTTTACCTAATTTTtccaataaaaatttataaagttaattatatcatttaaattttaaaaaatatatgtttttttaaatatttatccaCTTTTCTAAAACAACTCACCTAAAAAATACTTACACTTACTTAACttcttaaattaaaaatatatatatcattatttcttaaaattatatataaaatattatttctcAAAAACTCTCAAAGATTTGTCTTGTCCTCGGATTTCACATCAAATGGCCATTAAATCAATGGGCCCCTCGACTTATAATCTCCTGTTGGTTCTGGGGAAAAGTACTATTATTAATTTGAATAAGAAAATACTTTTATTACATCAATGGGCCCCGCCAGTTATAATCTCCATTCTCCACTTCATATCTAatacttttttcaatttagtacctaaaaTATTAGTCACTTTCTAATTTGATAACAGAATATACTTATATTATATTTCTTAGTTTATTTTTATACAGAcatcaaaagaaaattttatagACGTGATGCtttatgtaaataaataaatattttcttttattaaatgcatatacacataaaaatatataaaatttaaatatatattctagaaaaaaacttataaattataaaataataatgaaaataaaattttaaaaataaaataattgaaaataaattatttgaaattaataacattattgcaaaaatttaaaattgtaaaaaaatttaaaatatttttataaaaatcctaaaatatataattatgaatttctaatactatttttaaatttcaagtttcttTTGCAATTACTTGAAATTTAAGtagcttttaaaattttatgatatttttccattttatatattattttaacctTTTAGGAATTTTAActatatattttagaattaaaaaatatttttaaacttttttatatattatatatgatttttCTACCTTTTaatcaatattatatatataatactaaagGCTAAAATACTAAAAAAACTTTTGAAAATCAATTGGCCTGGTAATCAATTAGACTCTTAATTCAAAAATAACAATCAATTGAGTTTTCTGAATTGCATTTTCATTAAAGCCCCTAACAGACCGTTAAGTGTTACATTAAGTGTTACTGTAGTGGGTGACATGGTGGTTGACATGAAATAACGTTGACATGAAGGGTTTATCGGATTTTAATTTTTTAGGAGGgcttaatttatttttaaggattatataaaattccaaataaattataatttttaaatatttttagaaattatagaaaatcatataaaataactaaaatggaaatattaaattcattataaaaattTAGCTAAAGGTtgttaaaatgttataaaattttgaaaattatataaaatctatcaaaattattaaatatcataaaatttagaaaaaaatattaaatattataaaaacattattaatatctTACGAAATAATGAAggtattaaataaatattataaaaattagataatataaaaataattaaaatgataatatataaattaataaaaatataaagacttaTTGAAAGTATAAAATgttgtaaataattaaaaatatataagaaaattATAGTTTTTTTTAAGGTTTGGATTAGATTTTAATAGTGGAGTTTGAAATGTGCTGGTAATCAAATTTGGATGAAGTGTGAGTAAAGGAGTTGAGAAATAATGAATTTAGTGTTTGGTGGTTTAAGGTGAGTAAATAATAATGATTTTGGTTGAAGAGAGGTGATCAATACACATTGATAAGGGTAGTTTAGGATATGATGTAGGACAACATTTGTTGGAAAACAAAAAAATGAgtagtatttttattaaaatttttaatgattattagtaatcattaaaatattataatttttagaaaatcataaaatatacaagttattaaaattattaaatattgaaaAGAAATAGACTAAAAATATAATAGAAGCAtattttaggtaccaaattagaaAATGATTAATATTGTAGATACCAAAGACAAAAATATtttaggactaaaatgaaaatattagaTACACTTCGTGAATTAAACCTTAAAATGATTATCTCTACCATCCTATCCCATAATATCGGACGGTCCTTATTTACACAAATCTGACGTGGCAAATCAGGGTTGCTTAAAAGGGAAAATTTcccgaaaatcattaaaaaccaaaaataaaaagaattagaACCAAAATAAGCCCacattaagaaaaaaaaatggtttaaACTTTAAAAAGCCAAATCTACCGAAGCCGAGGAAGCCATTGATGCCTTTGCTTTGAAACAcgggtcaaaaaaaaaaaaaaaaagatacatACCTGAGTCTCTCTGCAGAAATCCCGAGGTTTTggaactttctttttctttttgttttggctGTTGAGAAAGCTTGTCTCCAACATGGCGGAGAAGAATGACAAGTACGGTAAAGAGTTGGATTTGGCTGTTAGAATTGTGCATATGGCTTGTTCTTTATGTCAAAAAGTGCAACAAAGCTTGGTTTCTGCTGCTTCTGGACATGTTTTGGCCAAGGATGATGATTCTCCTGTTACTATTGCAGgtattctctctctctcttttttttttttttgttagtacaaaatgaaagttttttttttttccttttttttggaatttgatgtcttttatttttaattttttcttcgaTGGGTTTGCTTTGAATGAGGCTCTTTACAATGGGttgacttgtttttttttttttcaatttggggGGTGGGGTGTTATGAATTTGTAATGTGGTGTTTGATTGGCGTATATTTAAGCCATTGGTTGTTTGTTAGAtagtaaaagaaagaaagaaaaaaatttggaagaaaaaaatttggaatATGATCATTGTTTGGATGATTGAAAATATTCATTTGGTTGTTTGAATGTTAGCATTTTGGTGCTtccttttttaaatttttgtctgAGGAAATTGTTAAGAACAAGTTAGGAAACGTTTTAGTGCTATACATTGTTTTTCTATAAGGAAAATGTTAAGAACGTTGTTCCTTACTGTTGAATTGGAATCTTTAGGGATTTTACTGTACAAACTTAGGAAAGTATGGTCAAGTTTGTAATTGGCTGTTCAGTTTTGTTTTCTGGGTTTCATTGTTCTGATCATTTTGGTTGGGAAACTAGTGCAATTCGTTATAATTTGATTGCAATTTGTCTGGGTTCGCCAGCATTCGTGAATGATGGAAAGAAACTCTATAAGCCTCTTTGTTAATTGCAATTGTACGTAGCTGGTCCTTTGAAATGTAAACTCAGTTGGGGATCATTTAATTTGAAAATAGCACTTGTTTGTTCTGTTTTACTTTAATCCTAGGTTGATACTTTTTGTTATTTATATGCAAGTATACAGGTATGTTGGGGAAGCTGGGGTGAAAGTTTGCTATTGAAAGGGATTAAGACACTGATTAATAAATTCATGAGAGTTCAATTGATAATTGATGATGAATGCGAATCATGCTTGTTGTATACTAGTAGACAGAAATGCAGGTGTAGGTGCTTGCTCATAATTATAATTGATTGCCTAACACACGCTCTAGTATTGTTCGATTTGACTGATCGAGTTTTTAAAGATAAAAAAGGAGGTACCTAGCAAATTATTTGGCTTTCTGCCTCAACTTTCTATTTCTCTTTCTCTTTCATGAATCAAGCTTTCTCCCTTTACTTGTAAggaggaaaaaaaaaattgtgcagAGAGGGTCTTGAATTTGATTTTACTTCCTAGTTAAAGTATAAAAAATGAAGTGCGGTTTACAGGAAATATTTTTGTCTTTGTTTGTATTTTCTTAACTAATCATCATATTTATGGTGTGTATATCTGTTATACTTTGATTTCTAATCTGTTTGTTCAAATAATGAAGCATTTATAGTCTGAGATGATGCTACTAGCTTTTTTCACGGTTTGAAAGAgcataatttttcttttcttttgcttaaTTAAGTGCTTTTATCTACTCGTGTTTACTTGTTTTCTTTCGGTTGTTTCTATCTTAACAGACTGGAGCGTCCAAGCAACTGTTAGTTGGCTGCTTTCCGAATTCTTGGAGGGTTGGAGTGTGTCCATTGTTGCTGAAGAAGATGTCCAAACACTCTCCAAGCCTGAAGCGGCTAGTTTACTTTCAGCTGTTGTCAATACTGTGAATGAATGCTTAGCTGAAGCACCAAAGTATGGTCTTCAGTGTCCAAAGAAAGTTCTCGGGACTTCACAAATCCTTGAGGCTATCAGTCGGTGTAACTCAACTGGGGGCCCAACTGGAAGACATTGGGTGCTTGACCCTGTTGATGGGACATTGGGATTTTTACGTGGTGACCAGTATGCTGTAGCACTAGGCTTTCTTGAGGATGGGAAGCTAGTTCTTGGAGTTCTTGGGTGTCCTAATTACCCTATGAGAAAGGAATTGTTGAATTATAATCATCAATGCAACCAAATTAAGCCGACGAGTCCACCATCTTCGGATATTTGGCAAAAAGGATGTGTGATGTATGCAAGGAGAGGAACTGGTCAGGCATGGATGCAACCTTTGATCCATGGGGATACAAAATTTGAATGGCCAAATTCTGCTACATTGCTACAGGCTTCTCCTGTTGATGATCCATCGCTGGCAACTTTTTGTGAACCTGTGGAAAAGGCAAATTCAAACCACTTGTTTACCGAGGGGCTTGTTAACAGCATAGGTCTCAAGTGCGTTATGTTTATTTTCACTTCTGAATCTTCTATCTGTTTCCTGCATATGATGAATGAAACGAATTCTTAATTTGGATGAAGCACGGAACAAGAATTACATTAAAAAGTTGAGTGCTTCtgggaaaatgaaaatgaaatgaacAATTTCATTTATAAGTTCCCTGCTTGTTATTTAGTTAAAGAAATCAAATGTATCTGAAATTATATAGCTTTTGTAAGGTCATCTTCTGATTTGATCCTAATATTATCTTTTTCATGCACTCTAATGGCAGAAACCGACCTATGCGAGTCCATAGCATGGTAAAATATGCAGCAATAGCTCGGGGTGATGCTGAAGTTTATATTAAGTTTGCAAGATCTGGGTACAAAGAGAAGATATGGGATCACGCTGCTGGTGTTGTCATTGTAGAAGAGGCTGGTGGGGTTGTAACGGATGCAGGGGGTCGCCCCTTGGACTTCAGTAGGGGACTGTACTTAGAAGGTCTTGACCGGGGGATTGTTGCTTGCTCTGGCCCCATACTGCATGATAAAATCATTGGGGCTGTATATGCAAGCTGGGATTCTTCTAATCTATGAGACTTTCTACATCTTTTCAATGCAATAATAGTGGAGTATTATATGGTAATTTTATGGCGGTAAGCTCATCAAAGAAAATTGGCATTTCAAGTCATTTCGCaccattttcatatatttcatgtgGTCGAAGAAGTTTCTGTTTATATGAACCTGTCGTAATTTTAAAACCAATATATTGCTAAAAAAGGTAGTTTTCAGTTAATGAGTTTTACGTccattttcttcctttctttctaATGTCTTCGTTACTATTTCAGGGCAAGCAAATTTGTGAAGGACACTGCCACAAACTAATGACTCGAGAAGCGTCTGCTGAAATATATTCTCCGTTTTTAAGGTCTGATCATTGATTTCACCTCCAGTCCCCATCTTACTGTCGTAGTATTGCTCCATTTTTATTAGCAATAGGCCCTTACGATAGTTCTCAAATGGAAGTTTTGATTCCATTAATACAAAATCATCACTGTGGGGATTCTTTAATACGACAAAAGCTTAAGCTAATGCTACTACCCTCTGCTTGCTTAGGGAACTGAACTGATGCATAAATTTTGGTCACAAGTAATTGGATATATGTACACTTGCTCATAGTTCAGGCCACCGATCTTGAAGGTTTGTCCGAAAAACGAGgggttttggataaaaatatgatACCCTAATAATGGGTTTGGGTAAAATTTAAGGCCTATTTTCTATATGGGTTGGGTCTTGGGCAACATGTTTTGGCTCGAGCTCGGTCCAGAttgaatatattatgttatgaaaaataattatatatgttaagtaatattatatatatttatattcaatcattaacccaataataattaaattgatattatattcatgtagtgtttttaatataaatatttttaatgtattttgaatgtgttagaaaatttttattttaacgtATTTTAATGCATttagtgtattatatttttaaataaaaattaataaaaattaaatatgggTGGGTTGGATCCAGATTTACCTTTCTTAAATTGGATTagatttggacaaaaaaataaatcTATTTTTCAAGCCGGGCTCAGAAAATTGGTCTAGATACTTGTGTAGGCCTAACTCTATCCATGAATACTTTTATTTGCTTCTTCATCTTTGTTAAACACTGTTAGTTTACTGGTACTTTCCCGAGCCGAGGCCACTTCAAAACACACATAGGGAAACAAACTGCAGTTTCCAGGAATCTGAATCCAATGCCAGGATATGAAACCTCAAACCTCCATTGATATAAGATTTTTCTTTCGAGTTTGGATTTTTTTTCCCGGGTATAAAGATGGCCATAGTGGGTTACTGCATGTGATTACATAAACCGTGGTAAACCTCGGGTTCTTCTATATTTGCAGATTAAAATCAAGAATCAATCACCAGGTTTGATATACATATGATTTTTTAGTTCATAATATTCCTGGAAACTACAGGTTATCCCAAGTCAATGGTTTGATTATATTTTCCCAGGTGACAGCTAAATTCATGAACTATTCCAATTTCAAAACGAAGCATCCTTgttactgtttttttttttttttaatttacaattatatCAACAATTTCAATTtgagatttcaaaattttcaaagtttcattAGCTGTATCCAAGCTCAaatttttcttaattaattttaatatcaaCTTTTGAGAGTGGTAACTATTTGCATAAATAAATATAACTAAAGCTGgactcaaattttaaaatatattcttTTATCAAAAAATTATACTCAAGTCCATGCTTAGACTTTGAAATAGGAAGGTTAAAttcaaccatttttttaaaaaagcacAAGTCAATGTTAGGTTTGATTCTTTGAATTTGGATTATCCATGGGTTAGGTAAGTCTTTGTCTATGGATAGTCTTAGGGACCACCATACATGTGTTTAATGGATTTTGTCATGTTATCCTTCTTATCTTGTGCCTAAAGAAAatagtattttttaaaattcgTGAGGAATAGTTACATTTTAATGAGTCTATAAAATGCAGAAAATTAGTTATTATGTTTGTTTTAGTAAATTCtttgataaatttttttaaaaaaatgatatttgataaacttattaattttaaaatttttaattctttttcatTGTCGGTACtacgaatttttaaaaaaaaaaaacataaaaatagagTGGGAACTGGGAAGTAAGTGAAAACATATGCCACCTTTTgcggaaaaaggaaaaattctttAAGGAAGGGATGAGTCATCGCATATGAACTCTTCATCTAATATAGGAAAAAGAATCACTTATTCTTagttgatttcaatttcaacgcTTAACCATCTGTTTATATATAATTTAGAGATAAACACAAATAATCTTATTCTATTTTAataggtaaactattaaaataattatttttgtttatctcatattacgttttagtcatttatgtttgaaataaaGAAGGGAAGAAAACAGAGAGAGAAACAAAAGAGAATGGGaaataaagaaagataaaaagaaaagttaaaataacataaaagaagaaattaaattgcttaaaacgaAAAAAAATGATGGTCGATTGTAtaaattaatctaaaatttttatttaaaatgattaTTTAACCTGTCATATTAGCTTACTATTACACCGTTAACGACTATTAGCGtcttagtgactaaaatgttataacacaaaaatgtaagcaactaaaacataacatttcaaagaTAAGTGACTAAAAGATAAACTAACGTGagcaaaagtgactattttaggCCCGCCcatacaattttttaaaatttttttaaaaatatttatattgttttattttatatatttttatttattaaaatttttatataatcatcttaacattattttaatatttacattagagtagtattatatatttagtataggtttatttttttaatgtgttttaaattacctaatatatataaagtattataaacttaaaacggGTTGGACTAGGCTCATGCCTTGAATGTTCAAGCTCGAACTTAACCTATATTTTAAACGGGTCTAATTTTTTtacctaaatttatttttcaaacttaatatttttatccaaaccctCACAAATTTTCAGACGAAACTTTCAGCTTGGATAGATAACCCGACCAATGAACAGATGGAATTAAAAAAATAGATGTCACATTTACAAAAAGGGAGATTTTTTGTCATTATCCCTATAAtttatattgttttaataaacgGAAAACTTGTAAAGATTATGCAAAAGTCTATATAATCTGTgctctttttattttttctttttttttacagGTTATGGTCAAAGTCGTATATAGCTTTAACTTTTTTGAGGCGGATTTTGgtcaaataaattaatatttaattcaatgTGAAGTTAAGTAAGGAGTATATGGAATTAGGGTTGGGCTGAAAACATGACTACCCCTTCCATTCTATTGCAATCTCTAAACATAATTataattaagcttaattaaaaATTCCCCCCTAACCTATGTTGCCGTTATCCATTTAACCCCACCCCGTTAGAAACAAAATTCCTCCAATAAGAAACTCCCACATCGGTAGGCAGGTGGATTTTTTGAATTTTACTTAGAAAAAGTAgaagacattttatttataactAAATCAAAAGtaaaaaggtaaaaaaatttacttttaactgttaaaattttttcactttttttttatatttcaccCTCTCCATTCGATTATTTAGGCTTAATGACAAAATtgattattaatatttacatgttttatcaaaataattcgtatttttttattttttggccattagctttgtttttttttaaactgtTTTTCTAACAAATTTGATGAAAGTACTATTATTTTGATGagatgtaatttattacttagGTAACTCAATAAGATAAttacatatgaaaataataaaataaataaataatttatgaaattaaaagataacatttaatttaaagaaaataaacataattatcTAAAAAGTTTCAAAATGAACGCACACATTCAATATTTTTAGtttgatttattaattattttttgaaatcTCTCAGTAAATAAACATATGCATTCATTTTGAAACTTCTTTTAGATAAttacatttattttctttaaattaagagttatttttaaaattccatgtatgatttatttattttattattttccacatgtaattattttattaagttatctaattaataaattatatctcattaaaatattccACATATGAAATTCCGTATTATTCCATTAAACGCTCAAAAATAGAATTAAGACCATtttgacaaaatatgtaaatattagtaactaaatttatcattaaactATTAGTTTATTGTTCAAATCCCTCCCTCACGATTAAAGCTCCTATTTTACCTCCATTCGGGCGACCTCGATTGTTGATCAATCTTGTCATGCACAACAACACCGTCGATTGCTGCTCCTCCAAACCCAGATTTGTCTCCGATGGCAATGGGTTCACAATGAGAACCCAATATATTCAACAAATCGGAAAGAGAGATAAAAAGTTAATTACggtaaaaaaaaatcaatctcTTTGTTTTTTTCAGTAATTTTCTGGGTGTTACTAGTAGGTCAAGAAATTGAAGCAATTGAAGAAAAACATTAAATAATGACTAAAAAAGTTTATGGGTGTTCACAATGGGACGAAAAAATGAGAAAATGTTTTACAtgtaaaatcatatttttatccttttatgatttttatttaattataaatactttttcatgtaaaattcataaataatGTTGTCTACCAACATCACAACATAATTTAAGTATTACATTTGATAAAAAATTGAAATACTAATAaaagaaagtaagtataatttaGAAGATAATTTTTCAATTAAGCCTATAAATAACTATAGAGTAAActataaaatagtcacttttgtttgctttatattatattttagtcatttatgtttgaaatgttacgttttagtcacttatgttatcgttttgttacgaagtgattaCTCTACCGTTAAGATCCGTTACCTCCCTAACGgcaatcctacgtggcagtccaaatgagttttaaatacctaCTTGGATGTTTAGTTGTTGTGacaaaataggtttttaattaaataaatttaatttggactgtCACATAGGACATCCAAGTTGgtatttaaaacccatttggactgccacgtaggaccGCCGTTAGAGAGATAATGGAGCTTAACTATGaagtgaccacttcgtaacaaaacgataacataagtgactaaaatttaacatttcaaacataagtaactaaaatgtaatgtgaagcaaacaaaaatgactatttttatagtttacccataACTATAATTAGATCACGTGAATCAATATTACAAAACACGACGGAATGATAATGaaatatattcaaatttaaattgaaataaattagaaaaaaaaaggtCAACATTAAGCCAAAGTTTTGTTGccctaatttttttaatttcacaaaAGAATATCTAGAGCTTCAAGCTTGAAGAAattgaaatattattaaaaaaaaaatacattaaatgaataaaataatgcTGGATTTGATGATATTTGAGAGTTGGGGAACTATGTTTGCCGACAGTTCCCCATGTTCAATGATGCCATTGTCTTCCAATTTTGACATCCACATCatacattatttatattaaatttctaaaaattacaatataaaaaaattcaatgaAAAATTAGTTAGTGAAGTGAGCTTATTGCTtttgattttttagtatttttaagtTAGTGTGATTTTTAAGTGAAAGCGACCACTTCCACGTTAATTGATACTATATGCTGAAAGCGCTCTATACTCATATCTAATTATTACAAACTAggttgaaataagaaaaaaaaaatcaaatttcccataattttgctcctattttagttttggtttaaatATGTAATTAGTATATATACTTTGAAaaaatttacgatttagtctatGTACTAGAAAGAAAATCTTTCTAGAAGGGGTAAATTTTGTCCCGTATGACTTTGCTTtgtaaagtgaaaaaaaaaatgaattggaAGGATGGAAAACTAAAGGGGTAGAAAATTAGAAggatgaaaaataattttatttccaTCCATTATTTGGTAGAATGAAAAATGCATAATTTTGAATTACCGTACgtatttctcttatttctctccTATTATTGTTCCGATTTGAAAGAACTGATTTTTATGCATTAGAATAAAAAATGATCATCTCTCCTATTTTATTTACGCTCACTTTTATTTCTAACCAAGCATGCACGAAATTTATTTAGTTTCTACTTTTCCACTCTTTCCCTGTATGCCTCTATTTTTCCATCTAACCAAGTACACTCTAAAAGTtagaaatcattttattttatttactcaaAAATCCTAATCCAATTAATAACATCCGATATATTTTTCGTCAAAAATTTCTAACTTAGCATGTTGATGAGATTTCTCTCATATAACTTGATATATAATTGACATAAAAATAGACATGTCAAATTGAAAATTCAAACAAAAAAATAACCACgttaataattaaactaaaattttaaataaaaaatacttaacttataattttaaaatacaaaattaaatcttaaattttatcaaactaCATAGATCAGTTTATCATGAATTCAAAATTTAACGGTCCAATTTACAGTCGGTCCAATTTACAGTCCAAATTGAAATATATCCTCTTTGGGTAGGGTGTTTAATtagtaaaaaattataataaataatagtgtGAATATAGGAACAAGAGAGACATTTTTCATAGGTGAATGGAATTTAGAAATAGAAAGTAGATGAAGACTATTCGTACTTTGggtattggcttttcaaatgtaaagtttttcatg from Gossypium arboreum isolate Shixiya-1 chromosome 1, ASM2569848v2, whole genome shotgun sequence harbors:
- the LOC108480737 gene encoding PAP-specific phosphatase HAL2-like; this encodes MAEKNDKYGKELDLAVRIVHMACSLCQKVQQSLVSAASGHVLAKDDDSPVTIADWSVQATVSWLLSEFLEGWSVSIVAEEDVQTLSKPEAASLLSAVVNTVNECLAEAPKYGLQCPKKVLGTSQILEAISRCNSTGGPTGRHWVLDPVDGTLGFLRGDQYAVALGFLEDGKLVLGVLGCPNYPMRKELLNYNHQCNQIKPTSPPSSDIWQKGCVMYARRGTGQAWMQPLIHGDTKFEWPNSATLLQASPVDDPSLATFCEPVEKANSNHLFTEGLVNSIGLKNRPMRVHSMVKYAAIARGDAEVYIKFARSGYKEKIWDHAAGVVIVEEAGGVVTDAGGRPLDFSRGLYLEGLDRGIVACSGPILHDKIIGAVYASWDSSNL